A segment of the Azospirillum lipoferum 4B genome:
TCGCGCAACGCCTCCTCGGCGCGGCGGCGGGTGGTGATGTCGGTGTGGACGCCGACCCATTCCTGTACGGTGCCGTTGCTCCCCAGCAGCGGGACGGCGCGGACCAGCATGTCGCGGTAGACGCCGTCGTGACGGCGCAGCCGGTGTTCGGCCTTGTAGACCGTCCGTCCCGCCCGCGCCGCACGCCAGGCCTCCGCAGTCTGGGGGCGGTCGTCGGGGTGGATCGCGTCGGTCCAGCCGGTGCCCTTCAACTGGTCGAAACTCTGGCCGGTGAAGGTGCTCCAGCTCGGCTGCGGAGCGGTGAAGCGGCCGGTCTCCGACGTGCTCCAGACGATGGCGGCGGTGGCCTCCACCAGCGAGCGGAACCGCTCCTCGCTGACGCGCAGACGGTCCTCAGCCCGCTTGCGGTCGGTGGTGTCCCAGGTGACGCCGATCAGGCTCAGGCTGCGTTCGGGCGTGCTGTCGGTCACGACGCCGCGCGCCACCGCCCAGCGGACCTCGCCCGACGGCAGGAGGATGCGGAACTCGGCATCGTATTCGCCGCGTTCCCGCCGGGCGGTCTCGATGATCTGCCGGATGTGGGGCTGGTCGTCGGGGTGCACGCGGCCGGTCACGTCCGATCCGCAGAGCGGGCGGTCGGGCGGGACCTCCGCGGTGAAGTCGAAGATCTCGCGCAGGCGGGCGTCGGCCTCGATGCGGTCCTCGTCCAGGTTCCACGACCATGCACCGATCCGCGCGGCGTTGAGCGCCAGCTGCAGCCGCCGTTCCGCCTCCATCATGCGGGCTTCGGCCCGGCGCTGCTCGGTCACGTCGGTGTTGGTGCCGAGCCAGCGCAGAATGCGCCCATCGGGACCGCGCACCGGCACGGCGCGGGACAGGAACCAGCGGTATTCGCCGTCGTGCCGGCGCAGCGGGAAGGTGTCCTCCCATGGTTCCTCCGCCCGGATGGCGCGGAAGAAGCCGTCGGAGGCGCGGTCGACATGGTCCGGGTGGTGGACGATGCGCCAGTTCCAGCCCTCCGTCTCGCCCGGCTTGGTGCCGGTGAAGTCGTACCAGCGCCGGTTGTACCAATAGATCGCGCCGCCGGCATCGGCCATCCAGGTCAGCTGCGGGATCAGGTCGGCGAGGCTGCGGAACTGTTCCTCGTTCTCGCGCAGCAGAGCTTCCGTCCGCTGGCGCTCCGCCGCGTCGCGGGCGCGGTCGATGGACCCGCCCAGCAGGTTGGCGAAACCCTGGAGGAAGGCTGCGTCGGCGGCGTCGAAGCGCCGCTCCTGCCGGCTGTCGACCTCCAGCACGCCGAAGGGGTCGCCCTCGCCGCGGATGATCACGTCGATGGCGCTCCTCACCCCATGTTCGGCCAGGAGAGCCGGGCAGCGGAAGCGGGGTTCGGTGCCGAGATCGTTGGAGATGACGGGCTCGCCGGTCTTCAGCGCGTAGCCGGCGGGAGAGGCGAGGTCGGCACCCACCGTCCGGCGTCCGACGACACCGGGTTGCCAGCCGACGCCTGCACGGACCAGCAGGCGGTCCCCGTTCGTCGCGCCGCCATCCGTGTCCGGCACCCATTCCAGGGCCTTGCACAGCTCGGTTCCCAGCCCTTCGGCGCACAGGCGCGTGGCCTCCTGCAGCAGCGTGGCTATGTCCGTGCTCTTCAGGGCGGCCATGCCGAAGCGGGCCAGCAGATCGTGCTGCCTTTCCCTGCGGGCCAGCTCTTCGGCGAGCCGGACGGCTTCGGATGTGTGATGCGGGGTGGTTTCGGTGAGGGAGATCGGAGCGGAGGGCATGAACCGTGACGGCCGGGGAAGGGTACGCAGACAAGAACAGCCGCCGAAGGCTTTCGTCCGCAACGGCGTGATGGGTACCGCTCCCGCTCCCGGCTCCCGGCTCTGGACGCCGGCCGATGCCCCGATGCCCAGGGACCGATCCTCTCCCTTGGCGATACGACCAGTGAATGGATGCGCAATCGGCGAAAGGGACTGTTGAGGAAAGGGGGCCGGCGTCCATCGGGGTGCGGTTCGGCCCCATCGTCACCGATCTTCCAAGCCCTTCCCTGTACTGGAGTGTTCGTCGAATGGCCCGTGTCACCGTCGAGGATTGCGTCCTTCTGGTCCCCAACCGCTTCGATTTGGTCATGGTGGCGGCGCAGCGCGCCCGTCAGATCGCCAGCGGGGCGCCGCTGGCGATCGACCGCGACAACGACAAGAACCCGGTGGTCGCCCTGCGCGAGATCGCGGAGGAGAAGCTGTCGCTGCCCCATCTGCGCGACACCCTGATCCGCGGCCACCAGAAGTCGGTTGAGGCCGACGAACCGGAAGAGGAGATCGTCGACCTGATGGCGGACGAGAACACCTGGATGCACACCACCGACAATTCGCTTGCCGATGAGGATTCCATGAGCGACGCGGAGGAGGACATCACCGAGGACGACGACATCGCCTCCGAAATCGACCGCAATCCGGGGGCCGCCTTCGACATGACCGAGGATGACGTGGTCGGCAACGATGCCGACGGCGATGTCGGCCCGTAACGGTGCGGCCGGGGGCCGCGAACCTATCGATCCAGGGAAGGGAAGCCGGATGAAAGGGCAATTCACCACCACCCTGTCCGCCTTGGCCCTGTCCGCCGTCGCGGTATCGGCCGTGGCGGTCGGCGCCGGCGTCCTGGGCAAGCGGCGGCAGCGTCCGGCCGGCCGGGCATATCCGCCGGCGCCCGCTCCCCCGGCCGAGGCGCTGGACCGGGCGATGCGGGATGTCGTCG
Coding sequences within it:
- the rpoZ gene encoding DNA-directed RNA polymerase subunit omega, whose product is MARVTVEDCVLLVPNRFDLVMVAAQRARQIASGAPLAIDRDNDKNPVVALREIAEEKLSLPHLRDTLIRGHQKSVEADEPEEEIVDLMADENTWMHTTDNSLADEDSMSDAEEDITEDDDIASEIDRNPGAAFDMTEDDVVGNDADGDVGP